The following proteins come from a genomic window of Dermacentor albipictus isolate Rhodes 1998 colony chromosome 8, USDA_Dalb.pri_finalv2, whole genome shotgun sequence:
- the LOC135921076 gene encoding uncharacterized protein: MARSAENAIISPDDEADDNENLPMKVYKPSTWTSQPGASLTKYGQRGQPVAALLRKQRYDTERSSAAPYVDHPRGRGKYDVDVRFTEDEEGLHTATAIPQKESNEELSSEAQNADGPPNSGNYDVDAGPTTYGLGGQPATTVPEMRLRNTKRSSPAQLSDGPHSGRRYDVVDDEAPYVDRPRGRGKYDVDVRFTEHEEELHTATAIPRKESNAELSSEAQNADGPPNSGNYNLDAGPSTYGLGGQPATTVPEVRLRNTKRSSPAQLSGPHSSGRYDVVDDETRTVQDHEVFSDISSTGFTSHYRTAPTPLYSPKKKAYLYIPETEQRGERGDLSQWRRLLLSVLTSE; this comes from the exons ATGGCTAGAAGTGCGGAAAACGCAATAATCTCCCCCGATGACGAGGCAGACGATAACGAGAATCTGCCTATGAAAGTCTACAAACCGAGCACCTG GACATCGCAACCAGGTGCCAGTTTGACTAAATATGGACAAAGAGGACAGCCTGTTGCTGCACTCCTGCGAAAGCAACGGTACGATACAGAACGGAGCTCTGCAGCACCATACGTGGACCATCCTCGGGGCCGTGGGAAATACGACGTAGATGTCCGTTTTACTGAAGATGAAGAGGGATTACACACAGCTACAGCCATCCCGCAAAAGGAATCAAATGAAGAACTAAGCTCTGAAGCGCAAAACGCCGATGGCCCTCCGAACAGTGGGAATTATGACGTAGATGCAGGTCCGACTACATATGGACTGGGAGGGCAGCCCGCTACTACAGTACCCGAAATGCGACTACGAAATACAAAACGAAGCTCTCCAGCGCAACTCTCTGATGGACCTCACAGCGGCAGGCGTTATGACGTTGTCGATGACGAGGCACCATACGTGGACCGTCCGCGGGGCCGTGGGAAATACGACGTAGATGTCCGTTTTACTGAACATGAAGAGGAATTACACACAGCTACAGCCATCCCGCGAAAGGAATCAAATGCGGAACTAAGCTCTGAAGCGCAAAACGCCGATGGCCCTCCGAACAGTGGGAATTATAACTTAGATGCAGGTCCGTCTACATATGGACTGGGAGGGCAGCCCGCTACAACAGTACCCGAAGTGCGACTACGAAATACAAAACGAAGCTCTCCAGCGCAACTCTCTGGGCCTCACAGCAGCGGGAGATATGACGTTGTCGATGACGAGACGCGAACGGTACAAGATCATGAAGTATTTAGTGATATAAGCAGCACAGGCTTCACATCACATTATAGAACGGCTCCAACGCCCTTATATTCTCCGAAAAAGAAGGCGTATCTCTATATTCCCGAGACTGAACAACGTGGAGAACGTGGCGATCTATCTCAGTGGAGAAGGTTGTTGCTGAGTGTCTTGACTTCAGAATAA